In Malassezia vespertilionis chromosome 4, complete sequence, the DNA window cgcatCAAGAGGCTCCTTGGCCGATGCATTCTCGTATAGGTCCGTGCCGCCACGACACAGCGTCTCCATAATGCACACAGAAATAGCGTCTTTTGTACTGATATCAGCACCGCTCTCGAGCACAGCTGCAAACGCCTGCAGtgcggagcgcacgcaTTGCGCTTCGACAATTCCAAGCGGAACCAGCGCGGTAAAAAGGTGCAacaagaggcgcgcattTCGCCAATAGTGCGCTTCCAAAGCGTCCGTAAACGCAGGCATCAAGTCATCGACAATGCGCATGCCAAGGGACTTGACACTCGTATCGATGTCTCCGTCCTGAAGTAAATTGCTCGGAGAAAGTACCATTTggcccagcagcgcagcaatcAGCGGTGTCTTGTGCGGCTGCTCCGTGGCCATCACGCGGAATGCGAAAAAGACGGCCGCGGGAGACTCTGctgcctgcgcctcgagccAGTACGCAATTTTCGGTAGTTCTACAACAGAATCAAACATATCCGCATCGCCCATCTGGAAAAGTGACTGCtgtgtgcgctgcacagcggcCTCCGCGTGCCAACGCGCCTGTTCTGCTGGCGATGGCTCGTACGTGTTCTGATCGGAATAGTTCCGGCGGTCATTGTGGGGCTGTGTGCGATTCCCGCGACGGTTACGCGACCATCCGCGCTGTCctccgcgcgccgtgccctCGTTGGGAGCGTCCATCTCCTTGGATATGGTCGAAtgcaaagcggcgcaggacgtCGCACGGCAACACATTGCATTGCTGACTAAACCTTTGGGAAAGGGCGCTGCACACAGCGTTTCCACCATGTCGTCTACGAACACGGCCGCgaaactgcgcgcgtgTTTGCGCTGCCAGTAtgcgcaaagtgcgcgcGAGTTTCACTCAAAAGGATGCCCAAACTGCCAGAATGTGCTGGATGTGTGTAGCGCTGACCTACTGACCCCAGATGCAAGGGAGCCAAGAACGTGTCGCAGATTGCACTACCTCCAACTTTGACGGACTTATCTGCATGCTTCAGCCCGAGGAGAGCTGGGTCGCAAAATGGCAGCGAATCGGTATGCATTGCATGTACTTACATGAGAAAAACGCATGGTGGGATTGTACGCTGTCAAGGTCGTGGGTCACCTGCCGGAGGGGTACGAATAGGAAAGAATGGCACTGCCGCATATATGCGGACGATGTAGTATACAGAATCGACTACTTGTCGTGCAATATAGATCCAAGCTTTGATAGCAGGCTGTTTACGCGTGTCTCGATCGTGTCTGCAACCGAGTTGGCTGCATCCAACTGCGCCATGATGCTTGCAACCGACGCTGGATCGTCGGAAATCTCCTCGGCGTCTTTCAACGCCAAGTTCTCCAATAGTGCATTGACCGACATATTTGTTGCGTTCATCGGCACAGCGTCGTGCActtcttgcgcgctggcAAATCTGGGGCGCTCCACAGAGGAGGCAGATCTTGCGTGgggcgccggcgcgtccaacgaagcgccgccgagcgcttCGGCTAGCAGAGAATTGATGTGCATCGCAGTGGGCATGTTCCCGTCCTCGGACACGTCGCTATTCGACTGCGAGTCGTCCGACGGCTGGCTGGAGCGCTCATTGGCAATATGGTGAATCCAGGCGCCGACCGCGCCAAGGTAGCCTTCGTGGCGCAAAAAGTAGGCACGGCGGCGCCCCTTGCTCCAGAAGCGAATCGCATAAGAAAGCGTGGAGATGGTGGCTTGATGGCCGCGGATAAAACAGCCCCCAAAGTAGATGCGATCCAGCTTGTATTTCTCTGCATTGAGGTGTGCAATCTGGCCGATATTGTTGCTGATTGCATACAGCAAGCTGCGGCAGATATCTTCCTGGCgcagtcgcgcgcggcgcgaagaCTGCCCAGTGCCTGTTCCCTGCTCTGGCTTGTCTTCGTTGCGGTCCCAGCGAAATACTTTGCCAAAACTGGATGCAATGGTGGATGCTTTGAGACCTAATTGATTCAGGCCCACAGGGCCGTAAATATCGCCAACGAGCATGTCGACGTTGCTGTTATcaccgcgctcgcacagctcgagcaTCTCGTCAAAGTTATTCGCGTCAGTGAGCAGGCTAAGCAGACCCCACAAAGTGCCGCCTCCCAAACTCGTGCCGCTCACGCGCTCAAAGTGCCCCGTCTCGTCGACTTTCAGTATGCTCACACCCGACCCAATATTCACTAGCAAGCACGGCAGTTTCGGCGCGGGGTCGCTCTCAAACACGGGCTTGTAGATTGGGGGCTGAGGACTCGGCCGCGGCAGACTCTCGCTCGTTTCGCCAGGTATAGATGAgtcggcgcgcggaaaCGAGTCGTTGCGCACATTGTGCATGCCTTCGTACAGATAGTCCACGAGTTCGTCCGAGTACCAAAACACCTCATCCGGAATAAAGGTCATAAAGTTGAGTCCCGTGATGAGGCAATCCATCTCGTCCTCTTTAAGCACCTCGACGCCCAGCTGCTTCTCGAGATCGTCGTAAAAAAAGTGTGCACCGCCACCCG includes these proteins:
- the SPT4 gene encoding transcription elongation factor spt4 (EggNog:ENOG503P572; COG:K), producing the protein MSSTNTAAKLRACLRCQYAQSAREFHSKGCPNCQNVLDMQGSQERVADCTTSNFDGLICMLQPEESWVAKWQRIEKRMVGLYAVKVVGHLPEGYE
- a CDS encoding pantothenate kinase (BUSCO:EOG09262IP2; EggNog:ENOG503NWGY; COG:H), producing MLEPPSVVPVEISLTTHGARIIDDEHNDPNGSVRDTHDIYLPNHVESISHIAVDIGGSLAKVVYFAHVQGLGSPQLSPSLAPKKSGFDKPVPHGTLSSAALLEDRANRRHVSSLDPRSLRRRSLPSRFPGGRLNFSKFETGNIQSCIDFLKDLIERSAKANQVDIVEMRRHVKLMATGGGAHFFYDDLEKQLGVEVLKEDEMDCLITGLNFMTFIPDEVFWYSDELVDYLYEGMHNVRNDSFPRADSSIPGETSESLPRPSPQPPIYKPVFESDPAPKLPCLLVNIGSGVSILKVDETGHFERVSGTSLGGGTLWGLLSLLTDANNFDEMLELCERGDNSNVDMLVGDIYGPVGLNQLGLKASTIASSFGKVFRWDRNEDKPEQGTGTGQSSRRARLRQEDICRSLLYAISNNIGQIAHLNAEKYKLDRIYFGGCFIRGHQATISTLSYAIRFWSKGRRRAYFLRHEGYLGAVGAWIHHIANERSSQPSDDSQSNSDVSEDGNMPTAMHINSLLAEALGGASLDAPAPHARSASSVERPRFASAQEVHDAVPMNATNMSVNALLENLALKDAEEISDDPASVASIMAQLDAANSVADTIETRVNSLLSKLGSILHDK